The Desulfohalovibrio reitneri genome contains a region encoding:
- a CDS encoding nicotinate phosphoribosyltransferase — translation MTTRTFNLPRDHRQHTDVYFLHASEVLKKEDINPYVTMQVFMRDGPGRAHGLDEAVEMLEAYSNLKGNHGHVDALPEGSPYQPGDTFMHIHAYLQDIIELETMYLGAISRETSWANGGGAIDFGAMLDDAKAIRDLCPDKTLVYFGARHWHYSEDDAVARALIQEAGWDSASTDFGARAAGQSKGVGTVPHALVLAFGFEMGPSRATAEATAAFDRHIEPESPRIALIDTFGKEIDDALATARVLGENLFAVRLDTAGEIIAQGGRPSREAEAHYTAGRGVRTVSARALRDALDAEGFEDVGIVLSSGFGNVDKVRAFVEEENRNGRLFEALGIGGIFPGRHATADVVRAADTHKARLRHFAKTGRHYKPNPAMRRVF, via the coding sequence GTGACGACCAGGACCTTCAACCTGCCGCGCGACCATCGACAGCACACCGACGTCTATTTCCTGCACGCTTCCGAGGTCCTCAAGAAAGAGGACATCAACCCGTACGTGACCATGCAGGTCTTCATGCGCGACGGCCCCGGCCGCGCCCACGGCCTGGACGAGGCCGTGGAGATGCTCGAGGCGTATTCCAACCTCAAGGGCAACCACGGACACGTGGACGCCCTGCCCGAAGGCTCGCCCTACCAGCCCGGCGACACCTTCATGCACATCCACGCCTATCTCCAGGACATCATCGAACTGGAAACCATGTACCTCGGCGCCATTTCCCGGGAGACCTCCTGGGCCAACGGCGGCGGGGCCATCGACTTCGGGGCCATGCTCGACGACGCCAAGGCCATCCGCGACCTTTGCCCGGACAAGACCCTCGTCTACTTCGGCGCGCGCCACTGGCACTACTCCGAGGACGACGCCGTTGCCCGCGCCCTCATCCAGGAGGCGGGCTGGGACAGCGCCTCCACCGACTTCGGCGCGCGGGCCGCCGGACAAAGCAAGGGGGTGGGCACGGTGCCGCACGCCCTGGTCCTGGCCTTCGGCTTCGAGATGGGCCCCTCCCGCGCCACGGCCGAGGCCACCGCCGCCTTCGACCGCCACATCGAGCCGGAGAGCCCGCGCATCGCCCTCATCGACACATTCGGCAAGGAAATCGACGACGCCCTGGCCACGGCGCGCGTTCTGGGAGAGAACCTGTTCGCCGTGCGCCTGGACACCGCCGGGGAGATCATCGCCCAGGGCGGCCGCCCCTCCCGCGAGGCAGAGGCGCACTACACAGCGGGACGCGGCGTGCGTACGGTTTCCGCCCGCGCCCTGCGCGACGCGTTGGACGCCGAGGGCTTTGAGGATGTGGGCATCGTGCTTTCCTCCGGCTTCGGCAACGTGGACAAGGTGCGGGCCTTTGTGGAGGAGGAGAACCGGAACGGACGGCTTTTCGAGGCCCTCGGGATAGGCGGAATATTCCCCGGCCGCCACGCCACGGCCGACGTGGTGCGCGCCGCCGACACCCACAAAGCCCGCCTCCGCCACTTCGCCAAGACGGGCCGCCACTACAAACCCAATCCGGCAATGCGCCGGGTCTTTTAG
- a CDS encoding cysteine hydrolase family protein, translating to MADKALVIIDMLNDFVREDAPLRVPGADILVPVIDNIAQRFRGEGENVIFLCDAHDPDDPEFQDWPAHAVRDTEGAEVVESLAVTNEDRVIKKKHIDIAKEPQFFKELESLKVETVYVTGVATEHCVLTAVRALRDQGYQVLVITDAVAGVDKDEARKALREMLELGASEQGAVQTLNEFDH from the coding sequence ATGGCTGACAAAGCGCTCGTCATCATCGACATGCTCAACGACTTCGTCCGCGAGGACGCCCCGTTGCGCGTGCCAGGGGCGGATATCCTCGTTCCTGTCATCGACAACATCGCCCAGCGCTTCCGCGGCGAGGGCGAGAATGTCATTTTCCTGTGCGACGCCCACGACCCGGACGACCCCGAGTTCCAGGACTGGCCCGCTCACGCCGTGCGGGACACCGAGGGCGCCGAAGTGGTCGAGAGCCTGGCCGTGACCAACGAGGACAGGGTGATCAAGAAAAAGCACATCGACATCGCCAAAGAGCCGCAGTTCTTCAAAGAGTTGGAATCGCTGAAGGTGGAGACGGTCTATGTGACCGGCGTGGCAACCGAACACTGCGTGCTCACGGCGGTGCGGGCCCTGCGGGACCAGGGATACCAGGTGCTGGTCATCACCGACGCCGTCGCCGGGGTGGATAAGGACGAAGCCCGGAAGGCGCTGCGGGAGATGCTTGAGCTGGGCGCCTCGGAACAGGGCGCCGTGCAGACCCTCAACGAGTTCGACCACTAG
- a CDS encoding ComF family protein — protein sequence MAGAVVNALAGAFWDARNAGRRLLAASGLLEVRCPGCGLVIPRPERGRFCPACSADLARRESGYCPSCGEPFEDAASPPHPCGACLRQPPPWDRLVFHGAYEGLLAEMLKAYKFGRALGRGGELGRMLAETWLARAGEEHPPDVLAPVPLHPRRLLWRGYNQSLELARPVARRLGAPLEADLLERVRHTTPQVELARARRLTNLKGAFRADAERTRGRRVLLVDDVSTTCATLVECARTLRRAGPRGATCWCWPARGASGRTR from the coding sequence GTGGCTGGGGCTGTTGTGAACGCCTTGGCCGGGGCCTTCTGGGACGCCCGGAACGCGGGGCGGCGGCTGCTGGCGGCCAGCGGCCTGCTGGAGGTGCGCTGCCCCGGATGCGGTTTGGTGATCCCCAGGCCGGAGCGCGGCCGCTTTTGCCCCGCCTGCTCCGCCGACCTCGCCAGGCGGGAGTCGGGCTACTGCCCCTCCTGCGGCGAGCCCTTCGAGGACGCGGCCTCTCCGCCGCATCCCTGCGGGGCCTGCCTGCGCCAGCCCCCGCCCTGGGACCGGCTGGTTTTCCACGGCGCGTACGAGGGCCTTCTGGCCGAGATGCTCAAGGCCTACAAGTTCGGCCGCGCTCTGGGACGGGGCGGCGAACTGGGCCGCATGCTGGCCGAAACCTGGCTGGCCCGGGCCGGGGAGGAACACCCTCCGGACGTGCTGGCGCCGGTGCCCCTGCACCCCAGGCGGCTGCTCTGGCGCGGCTACAACCAGAGCCTGGAGCTTGCCCGGCCGGTGGCCCGCCGCCTGGGCGCGCCGCTGGAGGCGGACCTGCTCGAACGGGTGCGCCACACCACCCCGCAGGTGGAACTGGCCCGGGCCAGGCGGCTGACCAACCTCAAGGGCGCTTTCCGGGCGGACGCGGAACGGACGCGAGGCAGGCGGGTTCTGCTGGTGGACGACGTGTCCACCACCTGCGCCACCCTTGTGGAGTGCGCCCGGACCCTGCGCCGCGCCGGGCCGAGAGGTGCGACGTGCTGGTGCTGGCCCGCGCGCGGGGCTAGTGGTCGAACTCGTTGA
- a CDS encoding flavodoxin family protein has translation MSDALILAGSPRAGGNSDAAARAMAEGVESAGGSARVVHLRSLDVMPCRGCYGCRRDLGGRCVLPDSSGVVDVYEDLMRAPMVAFASPIFFYHMPGVAKTFVDRSQPWYLRWMEGDGELRSLPRRTAPVALVAGRPTGEKLFDGLMLTLKYWLVTFNIVPAEPLALRGKDQPGDLEADAGAMDALREYGRKGWLGLL, from the coding sequence GTGTCCGATGCGCTGATACTGGCGGGCAGCCCCCGCGCCGGGGGCAACTCCGACGCCGCCGCGCGGGCCATGGCCGAAGGGGTGGAGAGCGCGGGCGGTTCGGCCCGGGTGGTCCACCTGCGCTCCCTGGACGTGATGCCCTGCCGGGGCTGCTACGGCTGCCGCCGCGATCTGGGCGGCCGCTGCGTGCTGCCGGACTCATCCGGGGTGGTGGATGTGTATGAGGACTTGATGCGCGCGCCCATGGTGGCCTTCGCCTCGCCCATCTTCTTCTACCACATGCCCGGTGTGGCCAAGACCTTCGTGGACCGCTCCCAGCCATGGTACCTGCGCTGGATGGAGGGGGACGGGGAACTGCGCTCCCTGCCCCGGCGCACCGCCCCGGTGGCCCTGGTGGCCGGGCGGCCCACCGGGGAGAAGCTCTTCGACGGGCTGATGCTGACGCTGAAGTACTGGCTGGTGACGTTCAACATCGTCCCGGCCGAGCCGCTGGCCCTGCGCGGCAAGGACCAGCCCGGCGACCTGGAGGCGGACGCCGGGGCCATGGACGCACTGCGCGAATACGGGCGCAAGGGGTGGCTGGGGCTGTTGTGA
- a CDS encoding MBL fold metallo-hydrolase, with the protein MSPRVTTFPIGPLETNCYLLDNGGRAVAVDPGGEPGPLTSFLDREKLALDAVLITHLHFDHIYGASALTSRTGTKAYAPPGDEYLMRTELGRGGFMGLPQVDEFDYEPIEEGEYEFAGLPCHVLSTPGHTTGSVSFHFPDAGCVFVGDLLFYRSIGRVDFPGGDLETLKDSVRRKIFTLPDETTVYAGHMIETTVGDEKNHNPYFQE; encoded by the coding sequence ATGAGCCCGCGCGTAACCACCTTTCCCATCGGCCCCTTGGAGACCAACTGCTACCTGCTGGACAACGGGGGACGCGCCGTAGCCGTGGACCCGGGCGGCGAGCCCGGCCCGCTGACCAGCTTTCTCGACCGCGAAAAGCTGGCTCTGGACGCGGTGCTCATCACCCACCTGCACTTCGACCACATCTACGGCGCCAGCGCCCTGACCAGTCGCACAGGGACCAAGGCCTACGCCCCGCCGGGGGACGAGTACCTCATGCGCACCGAGCTGGGCCGGGGCGGCTTCATGGGGCTGCCGCAGGTGGACGAGTTCGACTACGAGCCCATCGAGGAAGGGGAGTACGAATTCGCGGGGCTTCCCTGCCACGTGCTGTCCACTCCCGGCCACACCACGGGCAGCGTCAGCTTCCACTTCCCGGACGCGGGCTGCGTCTTTGTGGGCGATCTGCTTTTCTACCGTTCCATCGGCCGGGTGGACTTCCCCGGCGGCGACCTGGAGACCCTCAAGGACTCGGTGCGGCGGAAGATATTCACCCTGCCGGACGAGACCACGGTGTACGCCGGGCACATGATCGAGACCACCGTGGGCGACGAGAAGAACCACAACCCCTACTTCCAGGAGTGA
- a CDS encoding nitroreductase family protein has protein sequence MKEEQKDAVLEAMHQRRSIRAYTDEDVAREEIETVLEAGRWAPSGLNNQPWRFLVVRAGDRRQEALAEQTKYGHVVRRAKVLIGVYLDREAKYDDRKDNQGAGACIQNMLLAVHALGLGAVWLGEIINHEPDVVEAAGLDPARYEMMALLAVGRPDQKGSSDRKPLDDLLLEPLA, from the coding sequence ATGAAGGAAGAACAGAAGGACGCGGTGCTGGAGGCCATGCACCAGCGCCGCAGCATCCGCGCCTACACGGACGAGGACGTCGCCCGCGAGGAAATCGAAACCGTGCTCGAAGCGGGCCGCTGGGCCCCCAGCGGGCTGAACAACCAGCCCTGGCGCTTTCTGGTGGTCAGGGCGGGCGACCGGCGGCAGGAGGCCCTGGCTGAACAGACCAAGTACGGCCACGTCGTGCGCCGGGCCAAGGTGCTCATCGGCGTCTACCTGGACCGCGAGGCCAAGTACGACGACCGCAAGGACAACCAGGGCGCCGGGGCTTGCATCCAGAACATGCTGCTGGCCGTGCACGCCCTGGGCCTGGGCGCGGTCTGGCTGGGTGAGATCATCAACCACGAGCCGGATGTGGTGGAGGCCGCCGGCCTGGACCCCGCCCGCTACGAGATGATGGCCCTCCTCGCCGTGGGGCGGCCCGACCAGAAGGGCTCCTCCGACCGCAAACCCCTCGACGACCTGCTGCTGGAGCCCCTGGCATGA
- a CDS encoding molybdopterin-dependent oxidoreductase: MNRNTTRRSLIKAVACLCAGMACGTLWPLRGVWAAASTAPSFPTRTVERGTFRFDPETGDLSWENKGREPYRLVVDGLVENPLELSYGQLRGLPRTEQVSDFHCVEGWSLEDIPWAGFSPAELIKRARPKPDAAWVVLHSLGATSFTPEGQSHYVECFPLADLTAPGLDYLFALDLGGEPLPGDRGAPLRLVTPFDLAYKSIKFVRRVEFTPRPRRGWWSLANSAYPVFAPVPPRRLDEPEPERTPYSERSGWPPISS, translated from the coding sequence ATGAACAGGAATACCACCCGCCGCAGCCTGATCAAGGCCGTGGCCTGCCTCTGCGCGGGCATGGCCTGCGGGACGCTGTGGCCGTTGCGCGGCGTCTGGGCGGCCGCCTCCACGGCGCCCTCCTTCCCCACCCGCACGGTGGAGCGGGGAACATTCCGGTTCGACCCGGAAACCGGCGACCTGTCCTGGGAGAACAAGGGCCGGGAGCCCTACCGGCTGGTGGTGGACGGGCTGGTGGAGAATCCTCTGGAGTTGTCCTACGGCCAGTTGCGCGGGCTGCCGCGCACGGAGCAGGTTTCGGACTTCCACTGCGTGGAGGGCTGGAGCCTCGAGGACATTCCCTGGGCGGGCTTCTCCCCGGCGGAACTCATCAAGCGCGCCCGTCCCAAGCCGGACGCCGCCTGGGTGGTGCTGCACTCCCTGGGGGCCACCAGCTTCACGCCCGAGGGGCAGAGCCACTACGTGGAGTGCTTCCCTCTGGCCGACCTGACCGCCCCCGGGCTGGACTACCTTTTCGCCCTGGACCTGGGCGGCGAGCCCCTGCCCGGCGACCGGGGCGCGCCGCTGCGTCTGGTGACGCCTTTCGACCTGGCCTACAAGTCCATCAAGTTCGTGCGCCGGGTGGAGTTCACCCCCCGACCGCGCCGGGGCTGGTGGTCCCTGGCCAACTCCGCCTACCCGGTTTTCGCGCCCGTGCCGCCCAGGCGGCTGGACGAGCCGGAGCCCGAACGCACGCCCTACTCGGAGCGGTCCGGCTGGCCGCCGATTTCCTCGTGA
- a CDS encoding tRNA (adenine-N1)-methyltransferase, translating into MIETGELVLLVSPKGKRYLRRLDPSQPLHTNDGRLSMEDVAGAGFGGVARTHMGRPYRIHHPTLYDLCKHVKRQTQIIYPKEIGYILMRLSIGPGKTVIEAGSGSGSLTMALAWSVGPTGKVYTFERREEFSKLAARNLAWAGLDDGRAETRVADISEGFDCPLADALFLDVRTPWDYLEQAAAAVKPGAPFGFLLPTTNQVSRLLEGLEQGPFADVECLEILLRRYKPVPDRFRPEDRMVAHTGFLVFARHAPAAEAKVEAAESEPAAEAEASAEPDVEAPETPGAAHEEIGGQPDRSE; encoded by the coding sequence ATGATCGAGACCGGCGAATTGGTACTTCTTGTCAGCCCCAAGGGCAAGCGTTACCTGCGCAGGCTGGACCCGTCCCAGCCGCTGCACACCAACGACGGCCGCCTGTCCATGGAGGACGTGGCCGGGGCCGGTTTCGGCGGCGTGGCCCGCACCCACATGGGCCGCCCCTACCGCATCCACCATCCCACGCTGTACGATCTGTGCAAGCACGTCAAACGGCAGACCCAGATCATCTACCCCAAGGAGATCGGCTACATCCTCATGCGCCTCTCCATCGGGCCGGGCAAGACTGTCATCGAGGCGGGCTCCGGCTCGGGCTCGCTGACCATGGCCCTGGCTTGGTCCGTGGGGCCCACGGGAAAGGTGTACACCTTCGAGCGGCGGGAGGAGTTCTCCAAGCTGGCCGCGCGCAACCTGGCCTGGGCCGGGCTGGACGACGGCCGCGCCGAGACGCGGGTGGCGGACATTTCCGAGGGTTTCGACTGCCCGCTCGCCGACGCCCTGTTCCTGGACGTTCGCACGCCGTGGGACTACCTGGAGCAGGCCGCGGCCGCGGTCAAGCCGGGCGCGCCCTTCGGGTTCCTGTTGCCCACCACCAACCAGGTCTCGCGTTTGCTGGAGGGGCTTGAACAGGGGCCTTTCGCCGACGTGGAGTGTCTGGAGATTCTGCTGCGCCGCTACAAGCCGGTGCCGGACCGCTTCCGTCCCGAGGACCGCATGGTGGCCCACACCGGGTTCCTGGTGTTCGCGCGCCACGCTCCGGCTGCGGAGGCCAAGGTGGAGGCGGCCGAGTCCGAGCCGGCGGCGGAAGCCGAAGCCAGTGCCGAGCCGGATGTGGAAGCGCCGGAGACGCCAGGAGCCGCTCACGAGGAAATCGGCGGCCAGCCGGACCGCTCCGAGTAG